The Borrelia duttonii Ly genomic sequence AGAAAGATAGGTTAAATCTTTCTTTGTAGCATCAATGCCCAAACCCATAAAAAATCTCCCATTAACCTAATAACTTTGAAACCAAAAATTTTTCATACACTTCTTTCTTAAGTTTAAAATTAGCAATTTTGTTAATTTCCATAAGTTCATCATATTTAAACTTCTTAACATCATTAAATGTACAAACCTCCATTAAAACGGGGAAATAATACTTACAAGTTTCACTTCTTAAATACTTTAAATAATTTAAATATTCATTTAAAATTTCACTGCGATTCATAAATTTTCCTTAAATTTTTTAAATCTAACCAACTTCTCTTAACACTAAGTCATCATAATTCCACCTCTCATCAATATATGAATACTTAACAAAAGTCCCATCAGAATCTTGAAAACTCTCAATATAAACCAGACTAGGCTTTTGCAATCCCGATATTTTTTCAACTAAAGAATACTCAATAGCAAACAAAATAGTAGGAAGTGGATATTTATACAAAAATGAATGCTCTTTATTATCATTAATAATGTCATAAAATTCATCAAAAAAAGATGCAGATATCATTAAAGAACTTATTTTTTTCAAAGTAGATAAATTATTTAATTCTCGTCTTAAAGTTTCTTGACTCGAATCAAAACCTAAAATAGAATCCCAATCATACATAGGAATATCTCTTATAACATATTCATAAGCTTTATGCTTAGTTAAAATTTTAAGTTTATATCTCATTCATCAACTCCTCTCAACTTCACAATTAATTGCATGAATTACAAAATTTACAGTATCACTGCCACTTGCATAAGTTCTACTTGGAATTTCAGAAAAAAATGCACTATTAGAAATAATCTTAAGTCCCATCTGGTCATTAAAAACCAATGATTTTAATTTGTCTCTCTTATAGCTAGAACCATAAAATTGCTCATTACTAAGTTTAGTTAACACCTTATAATCAAATGATCCTTTGGTAATCTCTAAATTAAATATGTGAATAATAGTTCTAGGATCTCTAAAACTTGGAATTGGAACATTTCGCTCCTCAGTACTGGCAGTTGCCATAACATTTGGAGAAGTTGAATATTGCAATTTGCCCCTATCAATAAGCACACCTGAGAAACTAAAGAACACTAAATCTAATGAATAATAATCCTTCATCAATCAACCTCCCGTCTTAAATAATCATTAATATCATCACTACTTATGTTTAACACAACACTCTTAAAACTATCATTATATTTAACACGAATAGACAAATCTAAACCCAAAACATTATCTCTCTTAAGTCCAAACTTAATATCACCAAAAGACACAATAAGTCCCCTCTCTTTAAATTCTTTAAATAAACACTCAAGTCCTGCTGTATAAGCATTTGGTTTCCCATCAGCAAATTTTAATTCACTAAGCTTACTATTTTGCCTATGATTTCGATTCCAAATACGAATAAGTTCATGTGTTGATTCATTCTTTAAAAGACAATAAGTGAATGCCTCATCAATTGGCATTGATGAACAATCTACCGCTTCCTTAAATGCCAAAACACCATCTCTACCGGTTTCATTTAAAAGCGAATAAAAATTAATATTATTACGTCTTAAATTATTAATCAAAGTTGCATCATAAATTGGACTTGCTCGTAATGTAATTCCATAAGGATTTACAGAATGAAACATGCTAGCTTCATATAAATATTTAGCTACAAATTTAAGATGTAAATTATCAGCACCATTATCATAAACCAAAATAACACCATCCCTCTGACTTACTGGTAACGCTTCCAAAAATTCAGGCAGTCTATTAAGATTTGTTGAGAATACTACAAATTTAACAAGACCTTTAATCATATTCCATTCTGCTCCAAAATTTTCTTCTAGATTAGCAACAAATATAACAACTACATGTATATTTTTCTTTAAAAACTGAACAACATCTTCTATATTTTCGTAGATATAAAAATCAAAAGACCTAAGCCCCTCCTCATTAAAAAAATCATTGCTACTCTTTATTAAAAACTCAATCTGATCGGCAGCTAATTTAACCTTTCCTACATCTGTTTTAACATCATCTCTTACACTCATAGAAGTTAAAAAATCTCTAAAACTTCCACTAGCCAAGACGAAATGCCCTTTTTCTAAAACATCACTCTTATAAATAAGCAAAGGATTATAATAACCAATATTATTCAACTTCACTTTATCTTCAATTAAATTGACATTAATTGTATCTTGTGGCATATTATCTCCTATTTTTAAATTTAACTTTTAAGTTTAATTTATTTTTTAATCTATTTTATTTTCAACAATTTGTATATTTGCCCTGTAATTCTGACTAAGTCCCAAAACACCTTTTAATCCATTACAAGAAGTCTTAACAAACCCTCCATTTATTAAATCACTTGTGGATTTTAAATAATAATTCAAAGATAAATCATATTCCTTTTCTAAAGGATTTTGTTTTAAAAACTTAAATTCAAATGCATTCTCATGCAAAAATTCTAAAAAATATTCATAAATAGTATGCAATCCAACATATATCTTAAGTTCTCCAACCTCTCCCACAAATCCCAAAAAGAAAAGTATAAATTTAAATCCAAACTCATTAACATTCTCATAAAAACTCCCACTTCTAAAATTCCTAACATCCAAAGAATCAAAACCTTCAGGCCTTATTACTAAAAGATAAGAACCATTAATTTCTAGATCATTTAAATATAAAGGATTATAAGAATTGATAATCTTCACTTTTAAAGAATGTTTCTTTAAATAATCTTTAAACTCAAACAATATTTTTACTAAAAAAGTTTGAGATTCATATAAACTCAGTAACACAAATATTCTCCAAATAAACGTAAAAATTTAAGTTAAAGTTTTCTAAGCATCAAAACAATATATCTAAATCTTTGATTTAAAGAAAAATTTAAATGCCTACTTACACTTAAAATTTCCATAATATCATTACCCACTAATAATTGCTCTCCTGAATTAAAATCAAGAATATCTAAAGTATAAGTCTTTGCATGAATTTCTTTAACAAATATATTAGAACCAAAAAGCTCAATATTACTCTCACCACTTGGTAAAAACACTCCATCAAATTTAATAGGAGTTGTCTTATCAATCTTAATTTCATAAGAAAAATTGGTCCTGTTTTTAATTAAATTTTTCTTAAATAAAAACATTGGTTGTGTATACCTTTTCATATTGCGAACTATGGTTAAATTAATAGCATCCATCATACAACCCCTATTAAAACTTTTCTATTAGTCTTAATATCCTCTACAAGATTATTAAAAGCAGAACAAAAATTATTAACCAAAACTTCACCACGCAATGCATCATCAAAATACT encodes the following:
- a CDS encoding DUF1463 family protein — translated: MKDYYSLDLVFFSFSGVLIDRGKLQYSTSPNVMATASTEERNVPIPSFRDPRTIIHIFNLEITKGSFDYKVLTKLSNEQFYGSSYKRDKLKSLVFNDQMGLKIISNSAFFSEIPSRTYASGSDTVNFVIHAINCEVERS
- a CDS encoding DUF787 family protein translates to MPQDTINVNLIEDKVKLNNIGYYNPLLIYKSDVLEKGHFVLASGSFRDFLTSMSVRDDVKTDVGKVKLAADQIEFLIKSSNDFFNEEGLRSFDFYIYENIEDVVQFLKKNIHVVVIFVANLEENFGAEWNMIKGLVKFVVFSTNLNRLPEFLEALPVSQRDGVILVYDNGADNLHLKFVAKYLYEASMFHSVNPYGITLRASPIYDATLINNLRRNNINFYSLLNETGRDGVLAFKEAVDCSSMPIDEAFTYCLLKNESTHELIRIWNRNHRQNSKLSELKFADGKPNAYTAGLECLFKEFKERGLIVSFGDIKFGLKRDNVLGLDLSIRVKYNDSFKSVVLNISSDDINDYLRREVD
- a CDS encoding DUF764 family protein — translated: MLLSLYESQTFLVKILFEFKDYLKKHSLKVKIINSYNPLYLNDLEINGSYLLVIRPEGFDSLDVRNFRSGSFYENVNEFGFKFILFFLGFVGEVGELKIYVGLHTIYEYFLEFLHENAFEFKFLKQNPLEKEYDLSLNYYLKSTSDLINGGFVKTSCNGLKGVLGLSQNYRANIQIVENKID
- a CDS encoding DUF1473 family protein, whose translation is MRYKLKILTKHKAYEYVIRDIPMYDWDSILGFDSSQETLRRELNNLSTLKKISSLMISASFFDEFYDIINDNKEHSFLYKYPLPTILFAIEYSLVEKISGLQKPSLVYIESFQDSDGTFVKYSYIDERWNYDDLVLREVG
- a CDS encoding DUF1322 family protein → MNRSEILNEYLNYLKYLRSETCKYYFPVLMEVCTFNDVKKFKYDELMEINKIANFKLKKEVYEKFLVSKLLG